The proteins below come from a single Myripristis murdjan chromosome 10, fMyrMur1.1, whole genome shotgun sequence genomic window:
- the LOC115366051 gene encoding type-2 angiotensin II receptor-like — protein sequence MAIPNELSLFNTSSSPHFPTELPGYLNTSMSPSAPLCPDWPNLPQATLIPSLYSIISVLGTVANALAVFVLAHGSGARRTVANTFMLNLCVSDLLFLLSLPMWAVYYSTGYHWPFGRLACKICGGLLHFNVYASIYFITCMSMDRYLAIVHPLRSQSARDPRNARLTCALVWVLACACTAPTLALRDTHYISELGVEACVIHYPSHEWFLALALMKIILGFLLPLLVISSCYWVIGRHLLTTTEMGGMHKPLEPSNLHSFPGSKSVESQESCSKPERPPTPCVNPSSSGGRPLQGRGLERVLWTVAAVVLAFFLCWFPFYCVTFLDVLKSEHWIDGCWVEWAISTLTPLTLCLGFSNSAINPVLYCFIGNHFRGRLGDLCKGLCACLKARGEAHHQKRGSFSTRLSSFSRKLSDLKDLAIVEASGTA from the coding sequence ATGGCCATCCCAAATGAGCTATCTCTCTTCAACACCTCTTCCTCACCTCATTTCCCCACAGAGCTCCCGGGCTACCTGAACACCTCCATGTCGCCCTCTGCTCCCCTCTGCCCTGACTGGCCTAATCTACCGCAGGCGACCCTTATCCCCTCCCTCTACAGCATAATATCTGTCCTGGGCACCGTGGCCAATGCCCTGGCTGTTTTTGTGTTGGCCCATGGCAGTGGAGCGAGGAGAACAGTAGCTAACACTTTCATGCTGAACCTGTGCGTGTCTGACCTGCTGTTCCTGCTTTCTCTCCCAATGTGGGCTGTGTACTACTCAACAGGCTATCACTGGCCCTTTGGTCGGCTGGCCTGTAAAATCTGTGGAGGACTCCTCCACTTCAATGTCTATGCATCTATCTACTTCATCACATGCATGAGCATGGACCGCTACCTGGCCATTGTGCATCCGCTCCGCTCCCAAAGTGCACGGGACCCCAGAAATGCAAGGCTCACATGTGCTCTGGTGTGGGTGCTggcatgtgcatgcacagcaCCCACTCTGGCTCTAAGGGACACCCACTATATATCGGAGCTTGGGGTGGAGGCCTGTGTGATTCACTATCCCAGTCATGAGTGGTTTCTGGCCCTAGCCTTGATGAAGATCATTTTAGGCTTCTTGCTGCCTCTGCTTGTCATCTCCTCTTGCTACTGGGTGATAGGCAGACATCTGCTGACCACTACAGAAATGGGAGGAATGCACAAGCCCTTGGAGCCCTCAAACCTACACTCTTTCCCAGGCAGTAAATCAGTGGAGTCCCAGGAGAGCTGTAGCAAACCAGAAAGACCCCCTACCCCCTGTGTGAACCCCAGCTCCAGTGGGGGAAGACCCCTGCAGGGCCGCGGGCTGGAAAGAGTGCTGTGGACGGTAGCTGCTGTGGTCCTGGCCTTCTTCCTGTGTTGGTTCCCCTTCTACTGTGTGACCTTCTTGGATGTGCTGAAGAGCGAGCACTGGATCGACGGCTGTTGGGTAGAGTGGGCCATTTCCACTCTCACACCTCTCACCCTCTGCTTGGGCTTTTCCAACTCAGCCATCAACCCTGTGCTCTACTGCTTCATTGGGAACCACTTCCGGGGCCGCCTGGGGGACCTCTGCAAGggtctgtgtgcatgtctgaaGGCCCGTGGTGAGGCGCACCACCAGAAGAGAGGCTCCTTCAGCACcaggctcagctccttctcccGGAAACTCAGTGACCTGAAGGACTTGGCAATTGTGGAGGCCTCTGGAACTGCTTAG